Proteins from one Ketobacter alkanivorans genomic window:
- a CDS encoding fumarylacetoacetate hydrolase family protein → MPTNIVRFEAGVNSKWGLLRKGRVHELDIPCTTTAELLSLGVETIHQSVVGGGSGVDIEKLKLLSPVTAPAKVLCQGANYRQHMIDSGMDPDEKTYNMFFTKSTASITAPVGVISKPKFVRLLDYEIELTLVLGKKTNGALKINRENLHEYVAGICIGNDVSARDVQIPQMQFHKGKSYRTFCPLGPVLCLLSKNEMHYLDELQLQLTVNGEVRQQDSTANLVFKPADTLEEYSQIHDFEPGDVLLTGTPSGCALGLPSPTLVKVSGLLPEAKRWELFLKMQLKRPQYLSVGDKIESTIKSSDGVIDLGRQQHVVECAYD, encoded by the coding sequence ATGCCCACCAATATCGTGAGGTTCGAAGCTGGAGTGAATAGTAAATGGGGGCTGCTACGAAAGGGTAGGGTCCATGAGCTTGATATTCCATGCACAACAACAGCTGAATTACTATCACTCGGTGTGGAGACCATTCATCAATCGGTAGTTGGAGGGGGGAGCGGTGTTGATATTGAAAAGCTCAAACTGTTGTCTCCCGTCACAGCCCCTGCAAAAGTGCTTTGCCAAGGTGCGAACTATCGGCAGCACATGATTGATTCTGGAATGGATCCGGATGAGAAAACCTACAACATGTTTTTCACCAAGTCCACTGCGTCAATAACGGCACCTGTCGGCGTGATTTCGAAGCCAAAATTCGTTCGCTTGCTGGATTATGAAATTGAATTAACGTTGGTGTTGGGTAAGAAAACTAACGGGGCCCTAAAGATAAATAGAGAAAACCTGCATGAATATGTCGCCGGAATTTGTATCGGTAATGATGTTTCTGCTCGTGACGTACAAATTCCCCAGATGCAGTTTCATAAAGGTAAAAGCTACCGAACATTCTGTCCTTTGGGCCCTGTGCTTTGTCTGCTTAGTAAGAATGAAATGCACTATCTAGATGAATTGCAGCTCCAACTTACGGTAAACGGTGAAGTTCGTCAGCAGGATTCCACCGCTAACTTGGTATTTAAACCAGCGGATACCTTGGAGGAATATTCACAGATCCACGATTTTGAACCGGGTGATGTCCTGCTGACAGGAACACCATCCGGTTGTGCTTTGGGGCTTCCATCGCCGACCTTGGTAAAGGTTTCTGGTTTGTTGCCAGAGGCAAAGCGCTGGGAGCTATTTTTGAAAATGCAGCTAAAAAGGCCTCAATACCTGAGCGTGGGCGACAAAATTGAAAGCACTATTAAAAGCAGCGATGGGGTTATAGATTTAGGCAGGCAACAACATGTAGTTGAATGTGCTTATGATTAA
- a CDS encoding carboxymuconolactone decarboxylase family protein, producing the protein MHNPRVLRGMMYMASKLMPFGELDRIDTELVILRVAWNCRSRYEWGQHVDLGLRAGLTIDDIICIAEGPDTMGLGKNQVVLLQACDEFHRDRAISDAVWLKLSERFNKRLMLELLFLMGFYEGLAGVLNSTGLVLDDSLESKLNSL; encoded by the coding sequence ATGCATAACCCGCGGGTGCTGCGTGGAATGATGTATATGGCGTCGAAACTAATGCCTTTTGGTGAGTTGGATCGGATCGATACAGAGCTTGTGATTTTACGAGTAGCCTGGAACTGCCGATCACGTTATGAGTGGGGGCAGCATGTTGATTTAGGGTTGCGCGCGGGCTTAACCATCGATGACATCATATGCATTGCAGAGGGCCCAGATACTATGGGCCTTGGCAAAAACCAGGTTGTGTTATTGCAAGCGTGCGATGAATTTCACAGGGATAGGGCCATTAGTGATGCAGTGTGGTTGAAATTAAGTGAGCGTTTCAATAAAAGGCTCATGCTCGAGCTGTTGTTTCTTATGGGGTTCTATGAAGGATTGGCCGGAGTGCTCAACAGCACCGGGCTGGTTTTGGATGATTCTCTGGAATCAAAGTTAAACTCGCTTTAG
- a CDS encoding amidohydrolase family protein, translating into MNRRELFKTTLAVGAVATLDSNLSGCSGAGANKIDVHHHALPDFYLRELQRRGVSNTGVAFPNWTPQKSLNVMDFNNITASVLSLSAPGTYFGDAAGALSLARQVNEYLAGLTVNNPARFGFYATLPMPLVDESVNEAVYALDVLQADGVCLLTNSDGVYLGDSTQDDILAVLNDRGATVFVHPNNHTTTDLLGLDVPVFAVEFVIDTTRAVSNMVWNGTFERFPNIKWILAHAGGTIPYVAWRLSLLDLKFPELRERSPQGSLSYLKKLYFDTALSPTENSLYPTINQFGVDNIVLGTDYPFAPAALVPVELAELNLSAAKLKALQGGGLAKIYENGYKLFPRLQRRHFGP; encoded by the coding sequence ATGAATAGGAGAGAATTATTCAAAACAACGTTAGCGGTTGGGGCGGTCGCAACGCTTGATTCTAACCTGTCCGGTTGTTCTGGAGCAGGTGCAAATAAGATTGATGTTCATCACCATGCATTGCCTGATTTCTACTTGCGGGAGCTGCAAAGGCGAGGGGTATCGAATACCGGAGTTGCTTTCCCCAATTGGACTCCGCAAAAGTCTCTTAACGTCATGGACTTCAACAATATAACGGCTTCTGTTTTGTCGCTGTCCGCGCCCGGTACCTATTTTGGTGATGCAGCTGGCGCATTGAGTTTGGCACGCCAGGTGAATGAGTACTTGGCAGGTTTGACAGTTAACAATCCTGCAAGATTTGGTTTCTATGCAACGTTGCCGATGCCACTGGTGGATGAATCAGTGAATGAGGCGGTATATGCGTTAGATGTATTACAGGCTGACGGAGTGTGTTTGTTAACAAATTCTGATGGGGTTTACCTCGGTGATTCTACCCAGGATGACATTCTGGCCGTGTTGAATGATCGGGGTGCAACAGTATTTGTTCATCCTAACAACCATACGACGACTGATTTGTTGGGTTTGGATGTGCCGGTTTTTGCTGTGGAGTTTGTTATCGATACGACCCGAGCGGTGTCAAATATGGTATGGAATGGAACATTCGAAAGATTTCCGAATATAAAATGGATACTTGCCCATGCTGGTGGCACCATTCCTTATGTGGCTTGGAGGCTGTCGCTACTTGATCTTAAATTTCCTGAACTCCGTGAGCGTTCACCGCAAGGATCACTCAGCTATCTGAAAAAACTGTATTTCGATACGGCGCTATCGCCAACTGAAAACTCGCTTTACCCGACGATCAATCAGTTCGGAGTCGATAATATTGTGCTCGGAACGGATTACCCTTTCGCGCCAGCAGCGCTGGTTCCGGTTGAACTCGCGGAGTTGAATCTTTCAGCCGCTAAACTCAAGGCACTCCAAGGTGGCGGCCTTGCCAAGATATACGAGAACGGCTACAAGCTGTTTCCTAGGTTACAGAGGAGACATTTTGGCCCTTAG
- a CDS encoding PA4780 family RIO1-like protein kinase: MKTPKAIQPLVDDGIVDEVLYAVLSGKEASVYAVRCGENVLCAKVYKEAYKRSFKKAAQYQEGRKVRNSRQARAMEKRSKFGRDQQEEAWQNAEINALYRLDEAGVRVPKPFGCFDSVLLMEMVTDAEGDVAPRLNDVSMSAEQAREDHALMMHYIKLMLCAGLVHGDLSEFNVLVDEYGPVIIDLPQAVDAAANNNAQTMLERDVNNITGYYAQFAPELTSTRYAQEMWSLFEAGELTPELELSGEHMDDEGAADVDSVMLAIKAALEEERERQERLREDSEARD, translated from the coding sequence ATGAAAACCCCAAAAGCTATCCAACCCCTGGTCGATGATGGCATCGTCGATGAAGTGCTTTATGCTGTCCTGAGCGGCAAAGAAGCCAGTGTCTACGCCGTACGATGCGGTGAAAACGTCTTGTGCGCCAAAGTTTATAAGGAAGCCTACAAACGTAGCTTCAAAAAAGCTGCTCAGTACCAGGAAGGCCGCAAGGTACGCAACAGCCGCCAGGCTCGGGCCATGGAAAAGCGCTCCAAATTTGGCCGCGACCAACAGGAAGAAGCCTGGCAAAACGCTGAAATCAACGCTCTATACCGCCTGGACGAGGCGGGAGTACGAGTACCCAAGCCATTCGGATGTTTTGACAGCGTGCTATTGATGGAGATGGTAACGGACGCCGAAGGTGATGTAGCCCCCCGCCTGAACGATGTCAGCATGAGCGCCGAACAAGCTCGGGAGGATCATGCCTTGATGATGCATTACATCAAATTGATGCTGTGCGCAGGTTTGGTACACGGTGATCTGTCTGAATTCAACGTACTGGTGGACGAATATGGCCCGGTAATCATTGATCTACCACAGGCCGTAGACGCCGCCGCCAACAACAATGCCCAAACCATGCTGGAGCGGGACGTAAACAACATCACCGGCTATTACGCCCAATTTGCACCGGAACTGACCTCCACTCGCTACGCCCAGGAAATGTGGTCACTGTTTGAGGCTGGGGAACTCACCCCGGAACTTGAACTAAGCGGGGAGCATATGGACGACGAAGGCGCTGCTGATGTAGATAGCGTGATGCTCGCCATCAAAGCCGCTCTGGAAGAAGAACGGGAACGTCAGGAACGACTACGGGAAGATTCGGAAGCAAGAGACTAA
- a CDS encoding zinc-binding dehydrogenase, translating to MTINSIPSTQLRLTSNITSAGKLILSLETIPVPEPAEHEVLVRIEAAPINPSDLALLVGPADISTLQASGTQDNPTITMDVPESLLKPMAKRLDTPMPVGNEAAGVVVTAGAKASHLLGKTVGIAGGDMYCQYRCIPATNCLVMNEGTTAKEAASCFVNPLTSLSMVETMRMENHKALVHTAAASNLGQMLVKICQADDVPLVNIVRNEQQVAILKQLGAQYICNSSSPDFMQSLVTALIETGATLAFDAIGGGKLASQILTAMEIAINHDAKEYSRYGSSVHKQVYVYGGLDLSPIVLNRAFGMAWGVGGWLLTPFITRMGMERFLQLRQRVANEINTTFASHYTQEISLAETLNKEIILGYTKQATGEKYLITPQK from the coding sequence ATGACAATAAACAGCATCCCCAGCACTCAACTGAGACTGACTTCAAATATAACCAGCGCAGGAAAACTGATATTGAGCCTGGAAACCATTCCAGTGCCCGAACCTGCTGAGCATGAGGTTTTGGTACGCATAGAGGCAGCTCCCATTAATCCATCGGATCTGGCTCTGCTGGTGGGCCCTGCGGATATCAGCACCCTGCAGGCAAGTGGCACTCAGGACAACCCAACCATAACCATGGATGTACCTGAAAGCCTGTTAAAGCCCATGGCGAAGCGCCTGGATACACCAATGCCTGTAGGTAATGAAGCTGCTGGTGTAGTGGTAACTGCCGGAGCAAAGGCCTCCCACCTGCTGGGTAAAACGGTAGGCATAGCAGGTGGAGACATGTATTGCCAATACCGATGCATTCCGGCAACAAACTGCCTGGTGATGAACGAAGGCACTACCGCCAAAGAAGCAGCATCCTGCTTTGTTAACCCGCTGACCTCACTGAGCATGGTAGAAACCATGCGCATGGAAAACCATAAAGCCCTGGTTCACACAGCCGCTGCATCCAACCTGGGGCAAATGCTGGTAAAAATCTGTCAGGCAGACGACGTCCCGCTGGTAAACATCGTGCGCAACGAACAGCAGGTCGCCATACTCAAACAATTGGGGGCTCAGTATATCTGTAACTCCAGCTCACCTGATTTCATGCAGAGTTTAGTAACTGCACTGATTGAAACCGGAGCGACACTGGCGTTTGACGCCATCGGAGGGGGCAAGCTTGCCAGCCAAATCCTTACCGCCATGGAGATCGCGATCAACCACGACGCCAAGGAATACAGCCGCTACGGCTCATCCGTGCACAAACAAGTGTATGTGTATGGTGGCTTAGACCTAAGCCCAATCGTGCTGAACCGGGCCTTTGGTATGGCGTGGGGTGTGGGTGGCTGGCTGCTGACCCCCTTTATCACCCGCATGGGAATGGAACGCTTCTTACAGTTAAGACAGCGCGTTGCCAACGAGATCAACACCACGTTCGCCAGCCACTACACCCAGGAGATCTCTTTAGCAGAGACTCTCAACAAGGAAATCATCCTGGGTTACACCAAACAGGCTACCGGAGAAAAATACCTGATAACCCCGCAAAAATAG
- a CDS encoding PilZ domain-containing protein — MEQVVIWDYLLCGAVLALVIWPRFNRWPASEQGQFQGQPRDYIHDRVFIGYASVYLLTFVLLAFSVSRFEELRKMVTQWLSSGAGSLDSAGILDRLHALFGPQSFILYLAIIVVLLQIPYVSRIDERWRSVLLTAARVPRAALGLKLQIVDAIQNGGLGSDFTKSVVQSLSDKGFSEFWCAVGKGGKGGVGVDQALAAGQMLVYAMYLLKLNKQFEFQYPGANDLYRIETRLNEIAAVLPAQNQETDMLAVQGYCRELESSVTMLAEILAKNYVKSYPDSVARQSTLAQFGFNLEFVDQKEFRILLPTVLVVGGLLVSCVLIIMLFMLLFDVVGVSAPRGGQWFTVDRIFFWSLGGWVSYAVAACLGLFFNEALKGPLGERNLATYVLGFAFATLGSCVFFLLSREQFKPQYLWLAINFGVLALAVIRSRGRYFTSQEGVQRKAIQIGGQYALISGVLQMLIHISFRGLDTTALNLVMFFLFGACRGFAVAFLVSYILMDFERIQQQGSRRRFPRVSFRQSIKGEIANRPVEVFVRDISEQGAMLQFRRAMGVKLGDPVSLQFEFGRMQGRVISTQNHFVRVCFDMDNSAADEIHRYISDEMGLAV; from the coding sequence ATGGAACAAGTGGTTATATGGGATTATTTATTGTGTGGAGCCGTACTGGCATTAGTAATATGGCCTCGCTTTAACCGTTGGCCTGCTTCTGAGCAGGGTCAGTTTCAGGGGCAGCCGAGAGATTACATCCATGATCGAGTGTTTATAGGCTATGCATCTGTTTATCTCTTAACGTTTGTACTTCTTGCTTTCTCAGTCAGTAGATTTGAAGAGCTGCGTAAAATGGTGACGCAGTGGCTTTCCTCCGGTGCTGGCTCACTCGATTCTGCAGGTATCCTGGATAGACTCCATGCTTTGTTCGGCCCGCAAAGTTTCATTCTGTATTTGGCTATCATCGTTGTGTTATTGCAGATTCCTTATGTGTCCAGGATTGATGAGCGCTGGCGTAGTGTGCTGTTGACAGCAGCTCGAGTGCCCAGAGCTGCTTTAGGGTTGAAGCTGCAAATTGTCGATGCTATTCAAAATGGAGGGCTTGGGTCAGATTTCACGAAAAGCGTGGTGCAATCTTTATCAGATAAGGGCTTTTCGGAGTTTTGGTGTGCGGTCGGTAAGGGAGGCAAAGGTGGTGTAGGCGTTGATCAGGCGCTGGCAGCAGGGCAGATGCTGGTGTATGCCATGTACTTGTTAAAATTGAATAAGCAGTTTGAATTTCAATACCCTGGCGCAAATGATTTATATCGCATAGAGACAAGGCTGAATGAAATTGCTGCTGTGTTACCCGCCCAAAACCAGGAAACGGATATGTTGGCGGTGCAGGGGTATTGCCGTGAGCTGGAAAGCTCAGTGACGATGCTGGCTGAGATTCTAGCGAAAAACTACGTCAAATCCTATCCTGATAGCGTTGCACGGCAGTCAACATTGGCTCAGTTCGGTTTCAATTTGGAATTTGTTGATCAGAAGGAGTTCAGGATTTTATTGCCTACTGTGTTAGTAGTGGGTGGTTTGTTGGTTAGCTGTGTTTTGATCATTATGTTGTTCATGCTGTTGTTTGATGTCGTTGGCGTATCCGCTCCTCGTGGTGGGCAGTGGTTCACAGTGGATAGGATATTTTTCTGGTCATTGGGTGGCTGGGTTTCGTATGCAGTGGCAGCTTGTTTAGGGTTGTTCTTTAATGAGGCTCTTAAAGGCCCCCTTGGTGAACGGAATCTGGCAACGTATGTGTTGGGGTTTGCGTTTGCCACACTGGGATCCTGTGTGTTTTTTTTGCTATCCAGAGAACAATTCAAACCTCAGTATCTGTGGTTGGCAATCAATTTCGGCGTTTTGGCTTTGGCGGTTATCCGCAGCAGAGGGCGATATTTTACCTCTCAGGAAGGTGTGCAGCGTAAAGCCATTCAGATCGGCGGGCAGTACGCCTTGATTTCAGGTGTACTGCAAATGCTTATTCACATATCGTTTCGTGGGCTGGATACGACAGCACTGAATCTTGTCATGTTCTTTTTGTTTGGTGCGTGTCGGGGTTTTGCGGTCGCTTTCCTGGTTTCTTACATTTTGATGGATTTTGAACGCATTCAACAGCAAGGCTCTCGTCGTCGCTTCCCGAGGGTCTCGTTCCGTCAGTCTATTAAGGGAGAAATAGCGAACCGTCCTGTGGAAGTTTTTGTCAGGGATATTTCAGAGCAGGGTGCGATGCTGCAATTTCGGCGAGCCATGGGAGTGAAGTTGGGTGACCCAGTCTCATTACAATTTGAGTTTGGGCGTATGCAGGGGCGAGTGATCTCTACGCAGAACCACTTCGTTCGGGTTTGTTTCGATATGGATAACTCGGCAGCCGATGAGATTCATCGCTATATTAGTGACGAGATGGGGCTGGCGGTGTAG
- a CDS encoding group I truncated hemoglobin has product MTKIIRFTVLVAFLTGLSACQISPPRNTLFDELGGMEGITKITDEFIYEIGLDRNVVKHFADTDLERFRNKLIEQLCDVSGGPCQYSGDTMLDVHKKMNISEAEFNRTVDLLISAMNVTGIPHTTQNKLLAKLAPMRPDIIYQ; this is encoded by the coding sequence ATGACAAAAATCATACGTTTTACCGTTTTAGTGGCCTTTCTAACCGGGTTATCTGCTTGCCAAATATCACCGCCCCGGAACACCCTGTTTGATGAGCTGGGGGGAATGGAAGGTATCACTAAAATCACCGACGAGTTTATCTACGAGATCGGTCTCGACCGCAACGTTGTAAAACACTTTGCAGATACCGACCTTGAACGTTTCAGAAACAAGCTTATCGAACAACTGTGTGATGTAAGTGGCGGCCCGTGCCAATACAGTGGCGACACCATGCTGGATGTGCACAAGAAAATGAACATTAGCGAAGCGGAATTCAATCGCACAGTAGACCTGTTGATCTCGGCGATGAACGTAACAGGCATACCCCATACAACACAAAACAAACTGCTGGCAAAGTTGGCCCCTATGCGGCCAGATATCATCTACCAGTAA
- a CDS encoding DUF3034 family protein — MVSLRLCFIAMLATTSGFANGGSGKLQETAGVTQLEGSGGGGLVPWATLSGYDSRDEWSSSVFMTRVSLPDYRLQAFGASASVYDRIEISLARQTFELKNVPFGEREINQQILGLKGRLYGDIVYGAWPQVALGIQYKELGNEVIASAVGAENTNSGTDIYLAASKAHLGALMGYNLVWDLTLRATKANQFGLLGYGGDNNDSYEMMVEASLATLFSRQLALGIEFRQKPDNLSALEEEDAFDIFLAYIPNKNFNITVAWTDLGTIAGEDDQTGAYVSLTGYLW, encoded by the coding sequence ATGGTTTCACTTCGTCTCTGTTTCATAGCCATGCTGGCCACAACGTCCGGCTTCGCCAATGGTGGATCGGGTAAACTTCAAGAAACGGCTGGCGTAACTCAGTTGGAAGGCAGTGGCGGCGGTGGGCTGGTGCCATGGGCCACCTTAAGCGGTTATGACAGTCGGGATGAGTGGTCCAGCAGCGTCTTTATGACCCGAGTTAGCCTGCCGGACTATCGATTGCAAGCATTCGGAGCCAGTGCCAGCGTTTACGATCGGATCGAAATCAGTCTTGCCAGGCAGACGTTTGAACTGAAAAATGTTCCTTTTGGTGAGCGCGAAATCAACCAGCAGATTCTAGGGCTTAAGGGAAGGCTGTATGGCGACATCGTCTATGGTGCCTGGCCCCAAGTTGCCTTGGGTATTCAATATAAAGAACTGGGAAACGAGGTGATCGCCTCGGCCGTTGGCGCTGAAAATACCAACTCAGGTACCGACATATATCTGGCAGCCAGCAAAGCGCACTTGGGTGCCTTAATGGGCTACAACCTGGTTTGGGATCTGACCTTGAGAGCCACAAAGGCCAACCAGTTCGGCCTGCTGGGGTATGGCGGCGACAATAACGACAGTTACGAGATGATGGTAGAAGCATCCCTCGCTACCCTCTTCAGCCGTCAATTAGCGTTGGGAATTGAGTTCCGCCAGAAACCAGACAACCTCAGCGCACTGGAGGAAGAAGATGCCTTTGATATCTTCCTCGCCTATATTCCCAACAAAAATTTTAATATTACCGTCGCCTGGACTGACTTAGGCACCATTGCCGGTGAAGATGATCAGACCGGCGCCTACGTTTCTCTCACCGGCTACCTATGGTGA
- a CDS encoding DUF3348 family protein, producing the protein MNQASSATPHRHSRLVRLLSDFAMVDDDWAYRDFADRLGQMLSFNDSIILSDAHKAKPERGFQRHTESAEDVKQEVLRTKATLVNNVIQSCTSGDGKPRIRWPVVDAESASGYEPFLRFYSAHQREQDLAIRVVRSAARDALSACSPALKKLALLDQALDDTLWEQIRRFYGVIPRLLERRFNLLRDQQPLWLNQFRKDIQALLLAELDLRLQPVLGLVEALEKEVIRNP; encoded by the coding sequence ATGAATCAAGCTTCATCGGCTACCCCACACCGGCATTCCAGGCTTGTCAGGTTGCTTTCGGATTTTGCCATGGTTGACGACGATTGGGCCTACCGTGATTTTGCAGATCGTCTGGGCCAGATGTTGAGTTTCAATGACTCTATCATCCTGTCTGATGCCCACAAGGCCAAGCCCGAGAGGGGCTTCCAGCGCCACACCGAGTCAGCGGAAGATGTAAAGCAGGAGGTGCTGCGAACCAAGGCGACCCTTGTAAACAACGTGATTCAAAGCTGTACCTCAGGCGATGGAAAACCTCGTATCCGTTGGCCCGTGGTGGATGCAGAATCGGCATCGGGCTATGAACCCTTTTTGCGATTTTATTCGGCCCACCAGCGCGAGCAGGATCTTGCTATACGGGTAGTGCGCTCGGCAGCAAGGGATGCTTTGTCTGCCTGTTCGCCCGCCTTGAAGAAGCTCGCTCTTTTGGATCAGGCTTTAGACGATACGCTTTGGGAGCAAATACGGCGTTTTTACGGTGTGATTCCACGCTTGCTGGAGAGGCGTTTTAACCTGTTGCGGGATCAGCAGCCGCTCTGGCTTAACCAATTCAGAAAGGATATTCAGGCTTTGTTGTTAGCAGAGCTCGACTTGCGTTTACAGCCGGTATTAGGACTGGTTGAGGCTTTGGAAAAAGAGGTAATTCGAAACCCATGA
- a CDS encoding DUF802 domain-containing protein, which yields MTRILFVVAFLLGALAVVWIGADFVGNDWLALAVTILIGLVYGLGCVEMLQFRQATAMLNTALRHVPGDLENLNAWLSKVHPSLQNAVRLRIEGERVALPGPVFTPYLVGLLVMLGLLGTFIGMVVTLNGAVFALEGTTELQAIRAGLAAPIKGLGLAFGTSVAGVAASAMLGLISTLSRRERMIATGLLDQCIASEFRAFSLQHNRQETFKAMQFQAQALPEVAERLQLMADNMERMTQAMTTALTEGQHRFQETATETFSKLAASVEGSLQASLSESGRMAGDSIKPVVESAMSSVVELAQKTQQHLQEVGQSQLEALSGQFSSTAHDVSEAWRTGLAGYEQSQTELVSAVETSLVRFSQSFEATAHDTLQRLEQGDEQRLGLWSTSLQSTADQLTASWCRQGEQMLSQQQAALNSIQSSANEVVERSDRTSTKLLDEWSHVLQRSGDMLRSRMETEQTWLDQQAGRMEGLVSMLREELSALRGDESARANAAVERLSDLEAVVAGHLTQLGCALEEPMARLVETASQAPKAAAEVIEQLRQEISNNIERDNGLLIERQRIMEDLNALLISLEKVSTEQRAAIESLVAGSAAQLTQVSDRFGRYIEAETGKLSDMATNLESSAVEVSSLGEAFGYAVELFSDSNDKLIESLNRIEESLDKTSTRNDEQLAYYVAQAKEIIDLSMMSQKEIIEELRQQADSEPAAEEVV from the coding sequence ATGACTCGTATTTTGTTTGTGGTGGCTTTTTTATTGGGCGCGTTGGCTGTTGTGTGGATCGGCGCTGATTTTGTAGGTAATGATTGGCTGGCGTTGGCGGTTACGATTCTGATTGGGCTGGTGTATGGCCTTGGTTGTGTTGAGATGCTGCAGTTTCGTCAGGCCACAGCCATGCTGAATACTGCTTTGCGTCATGTGCCAGGGGATTTGGAAAACCTGAACGCCTGGCTGTCGAAAGTTCATCCCTCATTGCAGAATGCAGTGCGTTTGCGCATCGAAGGCGAGCGCGTGGCACTGCCGGGGCCAGTGTTTACTCCCTATCTGGTCGGTTTGCTGGTGATGCTGGGTTTGCTTGGTACCTTTATCGGCATGGTCGTCACGTTGAACGGTGCGGTGTTTGCGTTGGAGGGAACCACGGAACTGCAGGCCATTCGAGCGGGTTTAGCAGCCCCCATCAAGGGGTTGGGGCTGGCTTTTGGAACCTCTGTAGCGGGTGTGGCTGCCTCTGCCATGTTGGGGTTGATCTCTACATTGAGCAGGCGTGAACGCATGATCGCGACTGGATTGCTTGATCAGTGTATAGCGAGTGAGTTTCGAGCTTTTTCATTACAGCACAATCGTCAGGAAACATTCAAAGCGATGCAGTTCCAAGCACAGGCGCTGCCTGAGGTGGCAGAGCGGCTGCAGTTGATGGCTGACAATATGGAGCGCATGACTCAGGCAATGACCACCGCCCTGACTGAAGGCCAGCATCGCTTTCAGGAAACCGCCACAGAGACTTTTTCTAAACTGGCAGCGTCGGTTGAAGGCTCATTGCAGGCCAGCTTATCTGAAAGTGGGCGTATGGCCGGTGACAGCATCAAGCCCGTGGTTGAATCCGCAATGAGCTCTGTGGTCGAACTGGCGCAGAAAACCCAGCAACATTTACAAGAGGTTGGTCAATCTCAGCTTGAGGCGCTATCTGGTCAGTTCAGCAGTACCGCACATGATGTGAGTGAGGCCTGGCGCACAGGGTTGGCAGGATATGAACAGTCACAGACTGAGCTGGTGAGTGCCGTGGAGACATCCCTTGTCCGCTTTTCCCAGAGTTTCGAAGCCACTGCTCATGATACGTTGCAGCGACTGGAGCAGGGGGATGAGCAACGTCTTGGCTTGTGGAGCACATCGTTGCAGAGCACAGCGGATCAGCTGACAGCTAGCTGGTGCCGACAGGGAGAGCAGATGCTGTCACAACAGCAGGCAGCATTGAACAGCATTCAGTCCTCAGCCAATGAGGTGGTCGAACGTTCCGATCGTACCAGCACCAAGCTGTTGGACGAATGGTCGCACGTACTGCAGCGGTCTGGCGATATGCTGCGTAGCCGAATGGAGACTGAGCAAACCTGGCTGGATCAACAAGCTGGCCGCATGGAAGGGCTGGTTTCCATGCTGCGGGAAGAGCTGAGCGCGTTACGCGGTGATGAGTCCGCCCGGGCAAATGCGGCAGTGGAACGTCTTTCCGACTTGGAAGCCGTTGTGGCTGGGCACCTGACTCAACTGGGCTGTGCCCTGGAAGAGCCAATGGCCCGCTTGGTGGAAACCGCATCGCAGGCACCTAAAGCGGCTGCAGAGGTTATCGAGCAACTGCGTCAGGAAATTTCCAATAATATTGAGCGCGATAACGGGCTCTTGATTGAACGGCAGCGGATAATGGAGGATCTCAATGCGTTGCTGATTTCCTTGGAGAAGGTTTCTACTGAGCAGCGTGCTGCGATTGAAAGCCTGGTAGCTGGCTCCGCCGCGCAGTTGACGCAGGTAAGTGACCGGTTTGGCCGTTACATTGAAGCCGAAACCGGCAAACTGTCTGATATGGCAACCAATCTTGAGAGCAGTGCTGTGGAGGTATCCAGCCTTGGCGAAGCGTTCGGTTATGCGGTCGAGTTATTCAGTGATTCCAATGACAAGCTGATTGAAAGTCTGAATCGTATTGAAGAATCGTTGGATAAAACCAGCACGCGTAACGATGAACAGCTTGCTTACTATGTGGCTCAGGCCAAAGAGATCATTGATCTCAGCATGATGTCGCAAAAAGAGATTATTGAAGAGTTGCGTCAACAGGCCGATAGCGAACCTGCAGCAGAAGAGGTGGTCTGA